The Thermodesulfobacteriota bacterium genomic sequence CGCCCTCGGCCCGGGCCCGGGCGATCACGTAGCGGGCGTGGGGCTTGGGCTGGGCGTCGCCGCCCGTGAGGGCGGCCTTGAAGCCCCGGTAGTCGGCCCGGGGGGGCACGACGCCCCGGCTCTTCAGGCACTCGAAGAGGTCCACCACGGCGTAGGCCAGGAGCCGCGCGCCCGGGTCCTGGCCGCCCGCCTTGAACCGGCCGAGCTCCTCGAAGGTGGGGGCGCCGGCGCCGTAGAGTTCCCGGGCGCGGCCCACCAGCCGGCCCATGCGCTCCTCGCGCTCCCGCAGCCGCCCCCGCAGGAACGCG encodes the following:
- a CDS encoding PHP domain-containing protein, with product MRADLHLHSRYSDGWDWPAGVGARAAAAGLELVALADHESMEGVGEFLEACGRLGLAAVPAAEVDCTAPELGFDGEILVYFPGGRFGGMAAFLRGRLREREERMGRLVGRARELYGAGAPTFEELGRFKAGGQDPGARLLAYAVVDLFECLKSRGVVPPRADYRGFKAALTGGDAQPKPHARYVIARARAEG